In Candidatus Paceibacterota bacterium, one DNA window encodes the following:
- the msrA gene encoding peptide-methionine (S)-S-oxide reductase MsrA has translation MVQTKKELEVATFGAGCFWGVEEVFYNTKGVKSTNVGFMGGTVKNPSYELVCMGNTGHAEVVQLKYNLKEVSYKDLLRIFWKIHNPTTKNKQGPDIGNQYRSVIFYHTPEQKSLAEKSKKELEKSAKYKKPIVTEIEPVKPFYEAEEYHQKYFQKKGGSCHV, from the coding sequence ATGGTACAAACTAAAAAAGAACTCGAAGTCGCTACTTTTGGTGCGGGCTGTTTTTGGGGAGTTGAAGAGGTTTTTTATAATACAAAAGGTGTAAAGTCAACTAATGTTGGATTTATGGGTGGAACAGTTAAGAATCCAAGTTATGAATTAGTTTGTATGGGAAATACAGGACATGCCGAAGTTGTTCAACTAAAATATAATCTAAAAGAAGTTTCTTATAAAGATTTACTAAGGATTTTTTGGAAAATTCATAATCCCACAACAAAAAATAAACAGGGGCCCGATATTGGAAATCAGTATAGGTCAGTTATTTTTTATCATACGCCAGAGCAAAAATCTTTAGCAGAGAAGTCAAAAAAAGAATTAGAAAAATCAGCAAAATATAAAAAACCGATTGTGACCGAAATTGAACCAGTAAAACCTTTTTATGAAGCCGAAGAATATCATCAAAAATATTTTCAGAAAAAAGGAGGAAGCTGTCATGTTTAA